The proteins below are encoded in one region of Ricinus communis isolate WT05 ecotype wild-type chromosome 6, ASM1957865v1, whole genome shotgun sequence:
- the LOC8266877 gene encoding uncharacterized protein LOC8266877, with protein sequence MARFAEKLVLPMILLLMVITIAEATTPPGIAKTPSHARCNIKKYKMCYNLEHVCPKFCPDSCTVECASCKPICSGGSTPDNGSPPYSPAPSTGNNDNDNNNGNNNGNNNTGNNNGNNNGNNNGNNDDHGKKSPPDSHTPSYVPLPQHNPTPSPSIPTPTPTPSSPAPSPPTSTPSTPSSPSTPTPTPPTPTPSSPSPSPSSSTPTPSPPTPTPSKPSPTPPNKPSSPSPSTPSTSPKTAKCRNEYYPQCYNSEHVCPSSCPGGCEVDCVTCKPVCKCDRPGAVCQDPRFIGGDGITFYFHGKKDHDFCLVSDNNLHINAHFIGKRNEKMTRDFTWVKSIAVLFGDHQIFLGALKTSTWDDSVDRLAISFDGEPLTLLENEGSRWQSASVPSVSITRTSSANNVVVEVKGNFKITAKVVPITEEDSRIHNYGITKDDCFAHLDLGFKFYSLSDEVNGVLGQTYRPGYASRVNVKAKMPVMGGNKEFQTSSLLAADCAVARFNGGNGFNAEGSLQGFELPGLSCASGMDGEGVVCKR encoded by the exons ATGGCTCGATTTGCAGAGAAACTTGTTCTGCCCATGATCCTTCTGCTAATGGTTATTACTATAGCAGAAGCAACAACTCCACCAGGGATAGCTAAAACCCCAAGCCATGCAAGATGTAATATCAAGAAGTATAAAATGTGCTACAATTTGGAGCATGTTTGCCCAAAATTCTGCCCCGATAGCTGCACTGTTGAATGTGCTTCTTGCAAACCTATCTGCAGTGGTGGCTCTACTCCTGACAATGGCTCTCCACCATATTCACCCGCCCCTTCGACTGGCAACAATGACAATGATAACAATAATGGCAATAATAATGGCAACAACAACACTGGCAACAATAATGGCAATAATAACGGCAACAACAATGGCAACAACGACGACCATGGCAAGAAATCACCACCAGACTCTCACACTCCATCATATGTTCCACTTCCTCAACATAATCCAACTCCATCTCCAAGTATCCCAACTCCAACTCCTACACCCTCTTCACCAGCACCATCACCACCAACATCAACACCTTCTACACCCTCTTCACCATCAACACCAACACCAACACCTCCTACTCCTACACCCTCTTCACCGTCACCGtcaccatcatcatcaactccaACACCATCTCCTCCTACTCCTACACCATCGAAACCGTCACCAACACCTCCTAATAAACCCTCTTCACCTTCTCCATCAACTCCTTCTACCTCACCAAAGACGGCCAAATGCAGAAACGAGTACTATCCACAATGCTACAATAGCGAGCATGTCTGCCCCAGTTCTTGTCCTGGTGGATGTGAGGTCGATTGTGTCACTTGCAAGCCTGTCTGCA AATGTGACAGACCTGGAGCAGTCTGCCAAGACCCTCGATTCATTGGTGGAGATGGCATTACCTTCTATTTCCACGGCAAGAAAGATCATGATTTTTGCCTTGTTTCTGACAATAATCTCCACATCAATGCCCATTTCATTGGCAAGAGAAATGAAAAGATGACAAGGGACTTCACTTGGGTCAAGTCTATTGCAGTCCTCTTTGGCGACCACCAAATCTTCCTCGGTGCACTTAAAACCTCAACATGGGATGACTCAGTAGACCGCCTTGCCATCTCCTTTGACGGCGAGCCTCTGACTCTCTTGGAAAATGAAGGCAGCAGGTGGCAATCCGCAAGTGTACCAAGCGTATCCATCACTAGAACTAGCAGCGCTAATAATGTCGTAGTTGAAGTTAAAGGGAATTTCAAGATCACAGCTAAGGTTGTGCCAATTACAGAAGAAGATTCAAGAATTCACAACTATGGTATTACTAAAGATGATTGCTTTGCTCATCTGGATCTTGGGTTCAAATTTTACTCCTTAAGTGATGAAGTGAATGGTGTGTTGGGCCAAACCTACAGACCTGGATATGCGAGTCGTGTGAATGTTAAAGCAAAGATGCCTGTAATGGGAGGCAACAAAGAGTTCCAAACTTCAAGCCTCCTCGCCGCAGATTGCGCAGTAGCTCGATTCAATGGTGGAAATGGCTTCAATGCTGAAGGTTCTCTGCAGGGTTTTGAGTTACCAGGCTTGAGCTGTGCAAGTGGGATGGATGGAGAGGGAGTAGTATGCAAGAGATAG
- the LOC8266878 gene encoding auxin-responsive protein SAUR68 produces MISAKKLLKLAKKWQMLAAIRRKRMSLPRTITRIDTSSCSIPAKAEKGCFVVYSADQKRFLLPLEYLNNEVVSELFDIAEEVFGMPSNGPLTLPCDAELMEYAISLIKQKVTREVEQALLTSIASSCSSSFHLQHQATIHHLPICSF; encoded by the coding sequence ATGATCAGTGCCAAGAAACTCCTGAAATTGGCAAAGAAATGGCAGATGCTGGCTGCCATCAGGAGAAAACGGATGTCATTGCCAAGAACCATCACAAGAATTGATACAAGCAGTTGCAGCATACCTGCAAAAGCTGAGAAAGGTTGTTTTGTTGTGTATTCTGCAGATCAAAAACGGTTTCTGCTTCCTTTGGAATATCTTAACAATGAGGTAGTCTCAGAGCTATTCGACATAGCAGAAGAAGTGTTCGGAATGCCTAGCAATGGGCCTCTCACATTACCGTGCGACGCAGAGCTTATGGAATATGCAATTTCTTTGATCAAACAGAAGGTTACTAGAGAGGTGGAACAAGCATTGCTGACCTCCATAGCTAGCAGTTGTTCATCATCTTTCCATCTCCAACATCAAGCAACAATCCACCATTTACCAATTTGTAGCTTCTGA
- the LOC125370303 gene encoding uncharacterized protein LOC125370303 codes for MKESGTVKEYFDKLLRIANQVRLLGYEFPDSRLVQKILVTIPERHKNREGVRCKGVIEGALAAKASSSYGGKGKKVESYKKENSGFDSLNTNMGTKSYFSPCKHCGRENHPPWKSNNQQKTVTQENVQQKNVAQVADEEEEQLFVATCFAASNSSEKWLIDSGCTNHMTFDHDLFKELDTFVVSKVMIGNGEKITVKGKGTVAIESISVKMNGKSFALDPLEEEQAAFPAAKIHSEIWHKRLGHFNQKAIVNLQRMELKKWDKLDKGAESGIFVGYISVSKAYRIFQPNTKKILISRDVHFMENDEWVWDKKQGVEFPVRGMRSLSDIYERCNVAVLEPIDFWEAEKDPK; via the exons ATGAAGGAATCAGGGACGGTGAAGGAATATTTTGACAAGCTGCTCAGAATAGCAAATCAAGTAAGATTACTTGGATATGAATTTCCTGATTCTAGATTAGTTCAAAAAATTCTTGTAACTATTCCTGAGAG GCATAAGAACAGAGAAGGCGTGAGGTGCAAGGGTGTCATCGAAGGTGCATTAGCTGCGAAGGCTAGCTCGAGTTATGGGgggaaaggaaagaaagttgaaagttataaaaaggaaaattcagGTTTTGATTCTCTCAATACGAATATGGGAACAAAATCTTATTTCTCTCCATGTAAACACTGTGGAAGAGAAAACCATCCACCTTGGAA AAGCAACAATCAACAAAAGACGGTGACGCAAGAGAATGTGCAGCAAAAGAATGTTGCTCAAGTTGCTGATGAAGAAGAGGAGCAGCTTTTTGTAGCCACTTGCTTTGCAGCCTCTAATTCAAGTGAGAAGTGGCTAATTGACAGTGGTTGCACCAATCATATGACATTTGATCATGATCTCTTCAAGGAATTGGATACTTTTGTTGTTTCCAAAGTGATGATTGGCAATGGAGAAAAAATTACAGTCAAAGGAAAAGGTACAGTGGCAATTGAAAGTATTTCAG ttaaaatgaaCGGAAAAAGCTTTGCACTTGATCCATTGGAGGAGGAGCAAGCAGCATTCCCTGCAGCAAAAATCCATTCAGAAATTTGGCACAAGAGGCTTGGACACTTCAATCAGAAAGCTATTGTGAATTTGCAGAGAATGGAATTG AAAAAATGGGATAAGTTGGATAAAGGGGCAGAATCTGGAATCTTTGTTGGGTACATCTCAGTCTCTAAAGCTTACAGGATTTTCCAACCAAACACCaagaaaattttgataagTAGAGATGTGCATTTCATGGAGAATGATGAGTGGGTTTGGGATAAAAAACAAGGAGTTGAATTTCCTG TTAGAGGTATGCGGTCACTTTCTGATATTTATGAAAGATGCAATGTTGCAGTGCTTGAACCAATAGATTTTTGGGAAGCAGAAAAGGATCCGAAATAG
- the LOC8266880 gene encoding auxin-responsive protein SAUR68 has product MISAKKLLKLAKKWQKLAAIRRKRITSPNTIASVDSISCSTSTKAEKGCFAVYCADQKRFLLPLEYLNNEIIKELFDMAEEEFGLPSKGPLTFPCDAELMEYAISLANEKSVHPGHFVPRSKCLIKTKVTRDVEQALLTAIASSCSSSFHHLQHQATTHQLPICSF; this is encoded by the coding sequence ATGATCAGTGCCAAGAAGCTCCTGAAATTGGCAAAGAAGTGGCAGAAGTTGGCTGCTATCAGGAGAAAACGAATCACATCCCCAAACACCATCGCAAGTGTTGATTCAATCAGTTGCAGCACATCTACAAAAGCTGAGAAAGGCTGTTTTGCTGTGTACTGTGCAGATCAAAAACGATTTCTGCTTCCTCTGGAATATCTTAACaatgaaataatcaaagaGCTATTCGACATGGCAGAGGAAGAGTTCGGATTGCCTAGCAAGGGGCCTCTCACATTCCCATGCGACGCAGAGCTTATGGAATATGCAATTTCTTTAGCGAACGAAAAAAGCGTTCATCCTGGACACTTCGTGCCTCGATCAAAATGTCTAATCAAAACGAAGGTTACTAGAGATGTGGAACAAGCATTGCTGACCGCCATAGCTAGCAGTTGCTCATCATCTTTCCATCATCTCCAACATCAAGCAACAACCCACCAATTACCAATTTGTAGCTTCTGA
- the LOC8266881 gene encoding auxin-responsive protein SAUR68: MISAKKLLKLAKKWQKLAAIRRKRITLPNTITSIDTSSCSTSTKAEKGCFAVYSADQRRFLLPLEYLNNEIIKELFDMAEEEFGLPSKGPLTLPCEAELMEYAISLIKKKVNRDVEQALLNSIASSCSSFHFQHQAMIHQLPICSF; encoded by the coding sequence ATGATCAGTGCCAAGAAGCTCCTGAAATTGGCAAAGAAATGGCAGAAGTTGGCTGCTATCAGGAGAAAACGAATTACATTACCAAACACCATCACAAGTATTGATACTAGCAGTTGCAGTACATCTACAAAAGCTGAGAAAGGTTGTTTTGCTGTGTACTCTGCAGACCAAAGACGGTTTCTGCTTCCTTTGGAATATCTCAACaatgaaataatcaaagaGCTATTCGACATGGCAGAAGAAGAGTTCGGATTGCCTAGCAAGGGACCTCTCACGTTACCATGCGAGGCAGAGCTTATGGAATATGCAATTtctttgataaaaaagaaGGTTAATAGAGATGTGGAACAAGCATTACTGAACTCCATAGCTAGCAGTTGTTCATCTTTCCATTTCCAACATCAAGCAATGATCCATCAATTACCAATTTGTAGCTTCTGA
- the LOC8266882 gene encoding auxin-responsive protein SAUR68 — MISTKKLLKLARKWQKMAAIRRKRIASPQIIKASTDTTSTSSKAEKGQFVVYSTDQRRFLLPLEYLNKDIVIELFNIAEEEFRLPSDGPLTLPFEAELLEYAIDLIKQQVTKDVERAFLTCIADGCCSLSFHLQHPLPSNRLPICSF; from the coding sequence ATGATCAGCACCAAAAAGCTCCTCAAGTTGGCAAGAAAGTGGCAGAAGATGGCTGCAATCAGGCGAAAAAGAATCGCATCCCCACAAATCATAAAGGCAAGTACAGATACTACAAGTACATCATCAAAAGCAGAGAAAGGCCAGTTTGTTGTGTACTCTACAGATCAAAGACGATTTCTGCTTCCATTAGAATATCTTAACAAGGATATAGTCATAGAGCTATTCAACATAGCAGAAGAAGAGTTCAGATTGCCCAGTGATGGACCTCTCACATTACCATTTGAGGCAGAGCTTTTGGAATATGCAATTGATTTGATAAAGCAGCAGGTCACTAAAGATGTAGAAAGAGCTTTCTTGACTTGCATAGCTGATGGTTGCTGTTCATTGTCTTTCCATCTCCAACATCCGCTACCAAGCAATCGTTTACCAATTTGTAGCTTCTAA
- the LOC125370445 gene encoding GATA zinc finger domain-containing protein 3-like — MEGPYDIPEKSSDNNNNNVSNNNHCSTVCGKAINNNAVLADANIEANSASEAVLMPFPYSYLHEQDNDYNNSIIVNADVVNNNIGENFMPLHYDQFLYSNMGNNNNNSNNDNAIVAYENVSDYGIKGNFRGMPVGYRFMPNDEELVNYLKHKIEGFPLPLGLIHDVDIYKFHPQELTG; from the coding sequence ATGGAGGGACCTTATGACATACCTGAAAAATCCTCtgacaacaacaacaacaacgtCAGCAACAACAATCATTGCAGTACTGTCTGTGGGAAAGCGATTAACAATAACGCAGTTCTCGCCGATGCGAATATTGAAGCCAACAGTGCCAGTGAAGCGGTGCTTATGCCATTCCCTTATAGTTATCTACATGAGCAAGACAACGATTACAACAACTCAATCATTGTGAATGCCGATGTAGTGAACAACAATATTGGAGAAAATTTCATGCCATTGCATTATGATCAATTTTTATACAGCAACATGGggaacaataataataatagtaataacgACAATGCAATTGTTGCATATGAGAATGTATCTGACTATGGTATTAAAGGAAATTTCAGGGGAATGCCTGTTGGTTATCGATTTATGCCTAatgatgaagagttagtgaaCTACTTGAAGCACAAGATCGAGGGTTTTCCTTTACCTCTTGGCCTTATTCATGATGTTGATATATACAAGTTCCACCCTCAAGAACTCACtggttag
- the LOC8266884 gene encoding auxin-responsive protein SAUR68: MISTKKLLKLARKWQKMAAIRRKRIALPQINYASEDTSSCSTSSKAEKGYFVVYSTDQKRFLLPLEYLNNEIIRELFNMAEDEFGLPSKGPLTLPCEAELMEYAISLIEQRVTRDVLMALLTSIANSCSSSSFHLQKQVASHQLPISSY, from the coding sequence ATGATCAGCACCAAGAAGCTCCTCAAATTGGCACGAAAATGGCAAAAGATGGCTGCTATCAGGCGAAAAAGAATCGCCTTGCCACAAATTAATTATGCAAGTGAAGATACAAGCAGTTGCAGCACATCATCAAAAGCTGAGAAGGGTTATTTTGTTGTGTACTCTACGGATCAAAAACGATTTCTGCTTCCTTTAGAGTATCTTAACAATGAAATAATCAGAGAACTGTTCAACATGGCAGAAGATGAGTTTGGATTGCCAAGCAAAGGGCCTCTCACATTACCATGTGAAGCAGAGCTAATGGAATATGCAATTAGTTTGATCGAGCAACGAGTTACAAGAGATGTATTAATGGCACTTTTGACTTCCATTGCTAACAGTTGTTCTTCGTCATCTTTCCATCTCCAAAAGCAAGTAGCAAGCCACCAACTACCAATTAGTAGCTACTAA